The Silene latifolia isolate original U9 population chromosome X, ASM4854445v1, whole genome shotgun sequence genome contains the following window.
GTTGGTGAACCCACGTCGATCGACACTGAATGAGGCACTACCTTCCTGCAATCCAGGCCTTACACTTGATGAAGTGAATGCTGACCTTACTGCACTTAATTGGGCTGCTGATTTCAAAGTTGAGTCTCTGCAGTCTGTCTCTTTTGCGACAAACGAGACTGATGTGCATGACATTGGTTCAAGTGGTCGTAACAAGGAAAGGCGAGGGACGAGGGTGAGGAAAGATAAGGTGAGAAAGGTGTTTGATGCAATTCATTTGACGAAACCAAGGTCTAGGAAGAATTGTTTCAAGAGGAAGTGTCTTTCTGATATTCTGAACATTGGTCATGTCTTTGATCGTTTGAGTTGAGAGTTATCGGGTTTAATGGTGATTTGAGAAGACGGTATTTAGTCCTAGTTAGCATCTTAATTAAGTGCTCGCTCTTGAACATTTCTGAATGAAAATATCGAAACTACTGTCATGTTTGTTAGCTAATGATATGATTTCAGTTGCATTTTTCAACTGTTCAGGGATTGTATAATTTGTGTTCTCCCTGAAGGAAAGTGTGCTTCTGTGCTGTTGCTTAGTTGTTTATAGGTAGTTTATCTCTGAGCTTACGATTATTTTGGATTGTCGTCAAAGAACAATAGCAAAAACATAATCCGGTGTTCTCACAATCACGCAAATTGGGGACAAGGATGTCGATGTACGTAGTTTTTTCCATGTGTTAGTAACTGTTGGAGTATGAATAAAGAAAAAGTTATTAAAGGTTATCGAAGGTTTTGAGATGAAATGGTCTATCTGTCTTTGGCACTCAAAGATCAGAACGAGGGAGCCTATGCACTAATATAGAAATATTTGTTAGTTTGTTAAACGTTTGTTGATGTGAGGAAGCATTTTctaaataattataattattctcTTCCTCTTTGTTTATATAGAGAGGAAAACGGGGAAGGAGGAAGTTTTACGaagagatggttcatctatcttCAAAAGGTAGTTAGAGTTACGTTGAATTAGTTtcccaaattaattaattatcttttAGGGTAGGTAGACACGGAATTAACGGACACGCGATATTTAATTAATTCCAAAGTTTCAcgtaaataattatgcaagtATATCTCCGTATTTTCCCGAACTTGCAatttattattaaatttaataaaaaccAATTTTACGTTATAAATGAAACgtatgattttatttttaaatGTATTTAATTCTAAATGTCTCACAATCCAAGATAAAATTGGGGATTAGGATATAACGATGTACGTAGTTTTACCCATGTGTTAGTAACTGTTAGAATATGAGTAAGAAAAAGTTAGTTAAAGTTTGTTGTTCTTAGGTAGTTGGAGTTACTTGGGTGTAATTCAACTACTATTGGTTGTCTTCTTACAATTGTAATCGACAACACATATCATTCAATACAAGCAATATAGAGTAAATATATCACTGAGACGgaggagggagtataattataAGGTTTGATTTTTgggaaattttaaaatttattttactaACTAATAATTTGAATTCATAGATTTCAATGTGGTTATAGCACATGATCCATATTATACGGATAATTAAGCCACTTTTTATGCTTAGTCATTGTTGAAAAATGGTTATGATAACTAATTAGTAGCTCAAGCAGTCAAGCATCTCGGGTGTTGTCTACTGGGATGGAACAACCGTTGACTCTCACTCTCTTGGTCTCAATTACTTCCAAAAGTGCCATGTTGAGAATTAAATGTGCTGGGATTTACTCGGTATATTCGTCTTAAATTTAACATGGATTAAGCAATATTTACTCGATATTAGACAAAAGCAAAATGTAAAGATTAGCAAAAGTGTGGTCTCGTCTTTAAAGTGGGTATTTTCTTAAGCTGTTTTAATCTTAAGAAAGATATATATCTGTCTTAAAAGAAATAAACAGTAAAAATTTAAatatattataattaatcaagCCTCAAGAATAAGTTTTCCAATGTCAACTCCTCCACAGCGTCTTAGAAGGTCTAATTAAAGATTTATCACAAAATTAACATTAAAGGGTCGCATTAAAACAGATAGAACAACATTTTTTAGAACAGTTTTAATCTGCTTAAGAAAGATATTAATGTTCCATTAATAAGAATAATTTATTAATGTCAATGACTACAGTTTCTTAGAAGGTCTAATTAATAGCGTCATGATCACTAATTATACATTTAAGTTTTGAGTTTGTGGTTATTTTATCTATAGAGTTATAAACAACATTTTAGCTTTTAGAATGTCAGAACAATTTTTCCAAGTACGGAAGTTTTTGAGTTATTCCATCTTTTTGagataatttattaattaatgaaactcaaaaactttGAATTTCAAAAATTCGCGGGATTTCTAAAAGTTGGATTATTGTTCTAGTTGATGAGTAGACGATGACCCTTCGGGCTCTACCATATCCGCTTCTTGCAGTCCTCCGGGAGGATGCAATTCGACTCTTCTTTCCTCGTTTACTTTCTAGTTGATTGTTTTCTTAGCGACCCCTCCTTTCCTTATACCCAAAAAAATACagtctaatactccctccatacacCAATAATTTTATCTTATAAAGCTTAGCTTGTGGCATGTGAGGTCGCATATAGACTATCTTAGATGTACAGATCACATCATCCTTGGCCATGATCTATATTAAGGACACCTATTACACTTCCAAATAGCATCACAAACtccaaaaaatagaaaaaaaaaaagtagtataCAATTTGTGAAGTCGgaaatatccgtcttaagattaAACCGGGTCAgaaatatccgtcttaagattaTCCATTTGTATATGTAACTAAAACCCTTTTTGTTATTCCGTGTCCTTTTGTCTCATCTAACATATTTTGTCTTAAGTTTAGGACGGATATTgctgtcttaaacaagaattcgGGAGTATACAAAGGATGAAACTAATCCAACTCTCAACCCAAGAGCATTCTTCAATGCTGATTATTATTTCCAAACCATATTATTTGATATTATTCCTTGTATTTATGATGCATCAAATTACTACAAGTATAGCCCTTCTTAATATTACAGGCAGCCAGGTTGAGCACAATGCACTATTAGCCATTAAGAGCCAACTAGTTGGCCACCCAACCGGGGTTTTAAGCTCATGGAATAACTCGGTTCACCATTGTTATTGGGACGGAGTTATCTGTGGTCGCAAACATAACCGAGTAATCATTTTAGATCTATATTCAGAACGCTTGGCTGGAACCATTTCTCCTTTCATAGGAAACCTTAGTTTCCTCGAAACCATAGATCTCTCCAATAATAGTCTTCATGGCCAAATTCCTTCCGAGTTGGGTAACTTGCCCAAGTTACAAACACTTCGGCTTTTCCAAAATACCCTTTCGGGTGAAATTCCAATCAACTTATCCCATTGTCTAAACCTCAGAGAACTTTCCTTAGGCAACAATAAGTTAAAAGGGAAACTCCCTGTAGAACTAAGAGCATTGTCGAACCTAGAAAAGATTTCCCTTTACAAAAACAATTTTACAGGCCCTCTTTTCGACATTATATCAAATCTTACCTCGTTGAATATAATATCTACAGGATACAACGCGTTTACAGGAACTATTCCTGACAGCATTAGTCGAATGCAAAACCTGTTTTTCCTTGACCTATGGGAAAATCAACACACCGGTGCATTTCCCATGTCCATCTTCAACATCACATCCCTGGAAGTTCTGGATGTTTACGGAAACCAATTTGAAGGAGAATTTCACGCGCAAACAGCGGTCAATCTTCCTTATTTGACATTATTGAACCTCTATGGAAACAAATTTTCAGGAACAATTCCAGTCACCTTATTAAACCTCACAAATTTAGAGGTAATTTCACTAGGTGGTAATAATTTCACAGGGAGGGTTCCTCAAGGTTTCGGAATACTCCATAATCTGATCTTTTTAGGCCTTGTCGAAAATCACCTTACAGATGACATCAGTTTTATAAGTTCATTAGTTAACTGCAACAACTTACAAGTCATAGATTTCAGATGGAATAATTTTACAGGAGAATTACCTGAATCCATAGGTAATCTTTCTACCAGCTTACAACGCCTTGCGCTTGGACATAATCCAATAAGCGGAACAATTCCTGCAGGTATCACCAATCTCATTAATCTTATTGTTTTAGATATCGGTGACTGCAATATCACTGGAACTCTTCCCGTGATTTTGGGAAGCTCAAAAATTTGGAACAATTCTTTTTGCCTTCCAATGCACTCACTGGTAGAATTCCTGAATCTCTCGGAATTATACCTCGTCTGACTCACCTTTATTTAGAAAAAAACCTATTCGAAGGGATTATACCTCCAAGTCTCGGGAATTGCCAGAGTCTGTTGTACTTGAACTTGTCTTATAACAACCTAAGCGGAACTCTGGACAGTCAACTGTTCAAAGGATCTGCTAAATTTGTTGAGTTAGATTTATCTCATAATCATTTGGAAGGGTCCATACCTTTCGAGATCAGTAAGCAAACAAGTCTAGGATACTTTGGACTATCCGAAAATAAAATTTCAGGTGTCATTCCAGATGGCCTTGGTCATTGTGTTGCTCTCCGAAAACTGTATATGAATGGTAACTCCTTCCAAGGAGCCATTCCTTCATCCTTTGTTTCTTTGTCAATCCTCGAAGAAATAGACTTGTCCAACAACAATTTTTCAGGATCAATCCCGACTTTTTTCTCTAAATTTCCATTATTACACTATCTTAACTTATCTTACAACGATTTTGAGGGAGAAGTCCCAACAAATGCATTATATGCAAACGAAAGTGTGATTTTTCTTACGGGTAACAGCAAGCTTTGTGGAGGAATTTCAGAGCTACGCTTACCCAAATGCGCTGAaaagaaaatcatcgaaaagAGTAAGAGAAGAAAGAAGGCTCTTTCCTCTAAAGTGATAATACCAACTATTTGTGTTCTGTTTGGTGTTCTGGCCTTGGTGGTTGGATTATATCTGACATGTATAAAAAGCAAAAAAAGACATGTTTCACCTGATTCGGAGATGGGGAAATCATTCCTGAAAGTGTCCTACGACATGCTACTCAAAGCGACAGACGGTTTTTCTCCAGATAAGCTACTTGGAGCAGGTACTTTTGGGTCTGTGTTTGAGGGAACAGTGGATGGGAAGACAGTTGCTGTAAAAGTTCTCAACTTGCAACACCGCGGTGCATCTAAGAGTTTCATTGCAGAGTGCAATGCTTTAAGGAATATTCGACATAGAAATTTGGTTGGAATCATAACAGCTTGCTCTAGTACCGATTTTCAGAGAAATGATTTCAAGGCTCTAGTGTATGAGTTCATGCCCAATGGAAGCCTTGATAGATGGTTAAATGGCGCTGGAAATATGAGCATTCTTCAGAGGGTTGATATAGCAATCGACATGGCTCATGCTCTCAATTATCTCCACCACGAGTGTGAAACTCCAATAGTGCACTGTGACCTAAAACCAAGCAACATTTTGCTCGATCAGGACATGATTGCCCATGTTGGAGATTTCGGACTAGCAAAGATTCTTACAGAACCTCAGCATCCTAATCAAAGTAGCACAATTGGAGTCAGAGGCACGGTTGGCTATGTTGCCCCAGGTATGATTAAACCGGTGTTTTCTCTTACTCAATCctctatctactaaaagaataggcaATCTTAAAAGTTTTCCAGCCAAAATGCATATTTCTcaaataaggaaactaatgatAATTAAGGGCATTAACAAAATAAGAAAACTAATGGTTACAATTCATTTCATTTAATTATTATCATTTCATTAAAATTGATCTTTTCATtaaaatagatgaaaaaggaaagagggaagtttatgtagaataggagggagtataatattttaattaaaataaaataaaattgatttaaaattataaatataatgACTTGAACCATATACTATATAGAAACAAAAGTGTAAAtcgttgttattagtttcatgacaaaaaaatttgagaaaaatttataaattgaaatcattagctttgttgtataaaaatattttcattaaaatacattTCGGCTCATTATTCaattctcttaattaattttcagttccaacttttttttgtcaaaacacaaaaatatgaaCAATTATGAGCTACCTATTTTATATAAGATTTTTTAAATATAAAAAACTCTATATACCGTGCATGTATTGCACGGTGTCTAAACTAATTTTCAATAATTACTTTAATTTCATTATTGAATTTGCAACTAAACCTTGTTATTGAATTTGCATCATCATAGAGTACGGCCTGGGTAGTGAAGCATCTACAGACGGTGATGTGTACAGTTACGGAATACTGCTACTTGAGCTCATGACAGGAAAGAGACCCACAGACAACATGTTCAAGGAAGGTTTAAATATTCACATGTATGCAAAAGCAGCATTACCTGACCAAGTGATGCAGATTGTAGACCAATCTCTCCAAGACATCGAAAACACTGAAGAAGTCGAAAACAGAAGAGAAATCCAAGACAGTTATCATCAGAAAAGGGAATGCATTTTCACCTTGGTTAGTGTCGGAGTGGCTTGCTCTGACCATTCACCAGAAAATCGAATGAAGATCTCAGATGCCATAAGTAGGCTTCAAGCGGCCAAATACAAGCTGCTCAATCCTACACGCACCTATCTGAATAACATATGAATCTTATTGATCTCAGTTGCACCAAATTGTGTTGTGAGAAAATAATGTTGTAAATTCCATTGTTTTAGTTTTCTAAATTCAATCCGGCTATTTCAACAAGATATTCATGCCTTGCAAGTTTCTGATCACAAGAATTCAATACCTCCAAAGTGGCACATTGAGACCCAGGCTCTGATTTTTTTTGGACTGAAACGGatctgaacttaaattaagtgacttatAAAAGTTCAAAAGAACAGGACTTTAAATGTTTTAGTATCTACATTTAAAACTTTGTATTATTATCAAACtagcaataaaataaaattttcaatGTCTAATCCACTGCGTCCTACAAGCAGTGGTGTTAGGAGGTTAGCAAGGACAGTGATAATGAACTTATTAAAGAATCTAGAAGGCGAGCGCAAAaccttataattataattataattattcctGTACTAATCAATAATTAGAATTCTGACATCAAATTAATAACTTCACATGAAAAGGTTACCATTAATATTAAAAATCACATGAAGATTAGAGTTTTATTTGACTTACAATGCTGGTCATACTCTCGCTGTTCCATTTGATTGTAAACGTCGTCCTAAATTTCACATGAAGAAAGCACATGTAGAGTTTGACTTACAAAGCTCTTATGTATTCAAActcacaaacaaaaacaaaaaaaaatacaagAATGGAACTAATCCAAATCCCAAATTGTTCAATGTTTATTATTATTTCCAAACCATATTATTTGATATTGCTTGTATTTATGATGCAACATATTATTGCAAGTATTAGCCATATTGAGCACAATGCACTATTAGCCATCAAGAGCCAACTAGTAGACAGTCCGAATGGAGTTTTGAGGTCATGGAATAACTCGGTTCACCATTGTTATTGGGACGGAGTTACCTGTGGTCGCAAACATAAGCGAGTAATCAGGTTAGATCTATATTCAAAACGTGTGTCAGGAACCATTTCTCCTTTCATAGGAAACCTTAGTTTCCTCGAAAACATAGATCTCTCCAATAATAGTCTTCATGGCCGAATTCCTTCCGAGTTAGGGAATTTGGCCAACTTAAAAACACTATGGCTTTACGATAACATCCTTACGGGTGAAATTCATACCAACTTATCCCATTGTGTAAACCTCCGAGTACTTTCCATAGGCAACAATAAGTTAGACGGTAAGCTCCCTCTAGAATTGAGAGCATTGTCTAAGCTAGAAGCGATTTCTCTCTTCGATAATAATTTCACCGGGTCTTTTTTCGACATAATATCAAACCTTACCTCCTTGAGCGTAATATCTATAGGTTCCAACGCGTTTACTGAACCCATTCCTGAAACCATTGGTAGGATGCGAGAACTAACTTTCCTTGACCTATGGGAAAATCAATTCTCTGGTGCATTTCCTATGTCCATCCTTAACCTCTCATCCCTTGAAATTCTTCAACTTACAGGCAACCAAATTAGAGGAGAATTTCAAGCACAAACAGCGATCAATCTTCCTCGTTTGAGGTTATTGAACCTGGTCGGGAACAAATTTTCAGGATCAATTCCAGTCACCTTGTTAAACCTCACAAACATTGAGGTAATTGAACTAGCTGAAAATAATTTCACAGGCAGGATTCCTCAAGATTTCGGAAAACTCCATACCCTGAATTCTTTAGGCCTTAGCGAAAATCACCTTACAGGTGACATCAACTTTATTAGTTCATTAGTTAACTGCACCAACTTAGATATCAGGTGGAATAATTTTACAGGAGAATTACAATTACCTGAATCCATAGGCAATCTTTCCACCAGCTTACAACGCCTTGCGCTTGCACATAATCCAATAAGTGGAACAATACCTGCAAGTATCACCAATCTCATTAATCTAATTCTTTTAGATATTAGTGACTGCAACATCACAGGAGCTCTTCCGCCTGATTTTGGCAAGCTCAAAAACTTGGAACTAATTCTTTTGTCTTCCAACGGATTAACTGGTAGAATTCCTGAATCTCTCGGAATTATACCACGTCTCACTGATCTTTATTTAGATGACAATGTATTGGAGGGGAGGATACCACCAAGTCTTGCGAATTGCCAGAGCTTGTTAAACTTGAACTTGTCGTATAACAAACTCAATGGAACCTTGAACAGTGAATTGTTCAAAGGATCTGCAAAATTTGTTCGGTTAGATTTGTCTCATAATCATTTGGAAGGGTCCATACCTTTAGAGATCAGTGAGCATATAAGTCTAGGATATTTTAGACTATCCGACAATAAGTTTTCAGGCGTGATCCCTTATGGCCTTGGTCAATGTGTTGCCCTCCAACAATTATATATAAATGGTAACTCCTTCCACGGAGCCATTCCTTCATCCATCGCTTCTTTGTCGAGCCTTGAAGAAATCGACTTGTCCAACAACAAATTTTCAGGATCAATCCCGAGTTTTTTCTCTAAATTTCCCTTATTACACTATCTTAACTTATCTTACAACGATTTTGAGGGAGAAGTCCCAACAAATGCATTATATGCAAACGAAAGTGTGATTTTCCTTACGGGTAACAGCAAGCTTTGTGGAGGAATTTCAGAGCTACGCTTGCCCAAATGCGCTGAAAAGAAAATCATCAAAAAGAGCAACAGAAGAAAAAAGGCTCTTTCCTCGAAAGTTATAATACCAACTATTTCTGTTCTGTTTGGTGTTCTTGCCTTGGTGGTTGGATTATATCTGACATGTATAAAAAGCAAAAAAAGACATGTTTCACCTGATTCGGAGATGGGGAAATCATTCCTGAAAGTGTCCTACGACATGCTACTCAAAGCGACAGATGGTTTTTCTTCGGATAAGCTACTGGGAGCAGGTACTTTTGGGTCTGTGTTTGAAGGAACTGTGGAGGGGAAGACAGTTGCTGTAAAAGTTCTCAACTTGCAACACCGCGGTGCATCTAAGAGTTTCATAGCAGAGTGCAATGCTTTAAGGAATATTCGACATAGAAATTTGGTCGGAATCATAACAGCTTGCTCTAGTACCGACTTTCTGAGAAATGATTTCAAAGCTCTAGTATATGAGTTCATGCCCAACGGTAGCCTTGATAGATGGTTAAACGGCTCTGGAAATATGAGCATTCTTCAGAGGGTTGATATAGCAATCGACATGGCTCATGCTCTTAATTACCTCCACCACGAGTGTGAAACTCCGATAGTGCACTGTGACCTAAAACCAAGCAATATTTTGCTCGATCAGGACATGATTGCCCATGTTGGAGATTTCGGACTAGCGAAGATTCTTACAGAACCTCAGCATCCTAATCAAAGTAGCACAATTGGTGTCAGAGGCACGGTTGGCTATGTTGCCCCAGGTATGATTAAACCGGTTTCTCTTTCTCAATTTTTCGTAATTACCTTATTTCACTAATTATTGTTATTGAATTTGCATCATCTTAGAGTACGGCTTAGGAAGTGAAGCATCAACAGACGGTGATGTGTACAGTTACGGAATACTCTTACTTGAGCTCATGACAGGAAAGAGACCCACTGACAACATGTTTAAGGAAGGTTTGAATCTTCACATTTATGCAAAAGCAGCATTACCTGACCAACTGATGCAGATTGTAGACCCATCTCTCCAAGACAACGAAAACACTGAAGAAGTCGAAAACAGAAGAGAAATCCAAGACTGTTATCATCAGAAAAGAGAATGCATTTCCGTCTTGGTTAGTGTTGGAGTGGCCTGCTCTGACCATTCACCTGAAGATCGAATGAAGATCCCAGATGTCATAAGTAGGCTTCAAGCAGCCAAATACAACCTGCTCAATCCTACACGCACTCGTCATTGATctgatatcgagtctgaataacATCTATGAATATTGATTGATTGTGTGCTTAGTTTATTGTGTTGTGTGAAAATAATGCTGTAATAGCAACAAATTTCATTGTTTTAGCATGAGAATTCATTAAATCAAGCAATCTATTTCAAAAAGACATTCATGTCTTCGAATTCTCTCATCACaagtagggctgagcaaaaaatccgattatccaaactgatccgatatccgatctgaatccgatccgaatttttggatatccgatccgaaatctttggttttggtttggatatggatattagaattaaaatacTTGGATATCCGAaccgatccgaaactatagttttctagtataatttcgagaacataaaattttatttgatacaacaacttaattaatgtttaaaatattagagaaatatctaagTGGTACTTCAATTTTATGTCGGGAATATTGGAgtaagaatactaaagaaaatcatcatgtaagactatgaatataatcgtgtttcaaacttaattttaaagtaaatttaAAAGCATGGATATCCAATGAATATCCGCATCTGATCCGAtaattttggatacccgaacattggatatccgaaacatttggtttggatattggatatctaatttcaggatttctaatatggatatccgatccgaactagcactttggatcggatacccgatc
Protein-coding sequences here:
- the LOC141622217 gene encoding uncharacterized protein LOC141622217, encoding MTKKRSSYVPKTAKYLHLEKYDAFYTHHFLSPFPPPSVSVHQLNEILRFHGYFELRLENKRKAKILEALSEIDTLVNPRRSTLNEALPSCNPGLTLDEVNADLTALNWAADFKVESLQSVSFATNETDVHDIGSSGRNKERRGTRVRKDKVRKVFDAIHLTKPRSRKNCFKRKCLSDILNIGHVFDRLS
- the LOC141620865 gene encoding uncharacterized protein LOC141620865 — protein: MQHIIASISHIEHNALLAIKSQLVDSPNGVLRSWNNSVHHCYWDGVTCGRKHKRVIRLDLYSKRVSGTISPFIGNLSFLENIDLSNNSLHGRIPSELGNLANLKTLWLYDNILTGEIHTNLSHCVNLRVLSIGNNKLDGKLPLELRALSKLEAISLFDNNFTGSFFDIISNLTSLSVISIGSNAFTEPIPETIGRMRELTFLDLWENQFSGAFPMSILNLSSLEILQLTGNQIRGEFQAQTAINLPRLRLLNLVGNKFSGSIPVTLLNLTNIEVIELAENNFTGRIPQDFGKLHTLNSLGLSENHLTGDINFISSLVNCTNLDIRWNNFTGELQLPESIGNLSTSLQRLALAHNPISGTIPASITNLINLILLDISDCNITGALPPDFGKLKNLELILLSSNGLTGRIPESLGIIPRLTDLYLDDNVLEGRIPPSLANCQSLLNLNLSYNKLNGTLNSELFKGSAKFVRLDLSHNHLEGSIPLEISEHISLGYFRLSDNKFSGVIPYGLGQCVALQQLYINGNSFHGAIPSSIASLSSLEEIDLSNNKFSGSIPSFFSKFPLLHYLNLSYNDFEGEVPTNALYANESVIFLTGNSKLCGGISELRLPKCAEKKIIKKSNRRKKALSSKVIIPTISVLFGVLALVVGLYLTCIKSKKRHVSPDSEMGKSFLKVSYDMLLKATDGFSSDKLLGAGTFGSVFEGTVEGKTVAVKVLNLQHRGASKSFIAECNALRNIRHRNLVGIITACSSTDFLRNDFKALVYEFMPNGSLDRWLNGSGNMSILQRVDIAIDMAHALNYLHHECETPIVHCDLKPSNILLDQDMIAHVGDFGLAKILTEPQHPNQSSTIGVRGTVGYVAPEYGLGSEASTDGDVYSYGILLLELMTGKRPTDNMFKEGLNLHIYAKAALPDQLMQIVDPSLQDNENTEEVENRREIQDCYHQKRECISVLVSVGVACSDHSPEDRMKIPDVISRLQAAKYNLLNPTRTRH